Proteins found in one Rhizobium sp. BT04 genomic segment:
- a CDS encoding GNAT family N-acetyltransferase, with amino-acid sequence MHIRNAVSSDAEELSALLNEIIRAGGTTALETPLSAAEFADWFIDGKFPLVCHVAEHDQSLVGFQSLSLYGDPPKGFADIATFARMNPKTVGVGSALFPATKAAAKELGLEFINATIRADNVSGLGYYAKMGFETYDRLLQVPLLDGTPVDRIKKRFSVGAGHHTTADA; translated from the coding sequence ATGCATATTCGAAACGCCGTCTCCTCCGACGCCGAGGAATTGAGCGCTCTCCTGAACGAGATCATCCGAGCCGGGGGAACGACCGCGCTCGAGACCCCGCTTTCGGCCGCCGAGTTCGCCGATTGGTTCATCGACGGCAAGTTTCCTCTTGTCTGCCATGTTGCAGAGCACGACCAGTCGCTGGTCGGCTTTCAATCGCTGAGCTTATACGGTGATCCGCCAAAAGGCTTCGCCGACATTGCGACCTTTGCCCGTATGAACCCGAAGACCGTAGGCGTCGGCAGCGCGCTTTTTCCTGCGACAAAGGCGGCGGCGAAAGAGCTCGGGCTCGAATTCATCAATGCGACCATCCGCGCCGACAATGTCAGCGGACTTGGCTATTACGCGAAGATGGGCTTTGAGACCTATGACAGGCTGCTCCAGGTTCCACTTCTGGATGGGACGCCGGTCGACCGGATCAAGAAACGTTTCAGCGTCGGCGCCGGGCATCACACGACGGCCGACGCCTGA
- a CDS encoding O-antigen ligase, with translation MKVDSLRTASGPTISWRVIECWGAGISIFLQAGAFLPLILSDADGALSESAKSILRLPCFPVYAFTIVILIRNFPQFLTALRRNLIVPLILVLPFLSTLWSIAPPTSLRRAIALLFCILLSYVLAIRFTPRQLLFLLFVTLGTCSVLSVVVSVVSPSLASMPDGAMRGVFIHKNVLGWYAALTILVATAVLIDGTLGLRRTAFIVLAAGVICLASSGSMTAIIATSVAYCLIGFYSVLQRSSSIGRIVIVLLFIQLSLGILISLHEFLVPALEALGKDATLTGRVPLWELVDREISNRWMLGYGYQAFWTVANPEATHIWLTIGWEAPHAHNGFRDILLSFGIMGMIPFVLLLLHAIRQGASLHCHDTQYGWLWLNVLTIMILVMNLTESIFFAQNDAIFILFTAAIIMFSLYAPVVSTSHSPSWQAPPRGLASGLQIS, from the coding sequence ATGAAAGTAGATAGCCTCAGAACCGCCAGCGGACCAACCATCAGTTGGCGGGTCATCGAGTGCTGGGGCGCCGGCATATCCATTTTTCTTCAGGCAGGCGCCTTTCTGCCACTCATCCTGTCAGATGCGGACGGAGCGCTGAGCGAATCCGCGAAATCCATACTGCGTCTCCCTTGCTTTCCTGTGTATGCCTTTACAATCGTGATCCTGATCCGCAATTTTCCGCAATTTCTAACGGCGCTCAGGCGAAATCTGATTGTTCCCCTGATCCTTGTCTTGCCGTTTTTGTCCACGCTGTGGTCAATAGCACCTCCCACGAGCTTGAGGCGCGCAATCGCCCTTTTGTTTTGCATACTTCTTTCCTACGTCCTGGCGATACGGTTCACGCCAAGGCAGCTGCTGTTCCTGTTATTTGTGACCCTGGGAACTTGTAGCGTCCTCAGTGTGGTTGTCTCCGTGGTGTCACCAAGCCTCGCCAGTATGCCGGATGGTGCTATGCGGGGCGTCTTCATTCACAAGAACGTCCTGGGCTGGTATGCAGCTCTGACGATCCTGGTCGCGACGGCCGTGCTGATAGACGGGACGCTCGGCCTGCGGCGAACCGCGTTCATCGTATTGGCCGCGGGTGTGATTTGCCTTGCAAGCTCCGGATCGATGACCGCGATCATTGCAACGTCAGTGGCGTATTGCCTGATCGGCTTTTATTCCGTCCTGCAAAGAAGCAGCAGCATTGGCCGCATCGTCATCGTCCTGCTTTTCATTCAGTTGTCTCTCGGCATTCTGATTTCGCTTCACGAGTTCCTGGTTCCGGCCCTTGAAGCGCTCGGCAAGGACGCGACTTTGACGGGTCGGGTGCCGCTGTGGGAGCTGGTTGATCGCGAAATATCCAATCGTTGGATGCTTGGCTATGGTTACCAGGCTTTTTGGACAGTCGCGAACCCCGAAGCGACGCACATCTGGTTAACGATAGGATGGGAGGCGCCCCACGCGCATAATGGATTCCGCGATATCTTGTTGAGCTTTGGAATAATGGGAATGATTCCGTTTGTTCTGCTGCTTCTCCATGCAATCCGCCAGGGCGCGAGCCTTCACTGTCACGATACGCAGTACGGGTGGCTCTGGCTCAATGTCCTTACAATTATGATTCTGGTGATGAATCTGACCGAAAGTATTTTTTTCGCTCAGAATGACGCCATCTTCATCCTCTTTACCGCAGCCATCATCATGTTTTCGCTGTACGCACCCGTGGTTTCGACCAGCCATTCGCCATCTTGGCAGGCGCCCCCGCGTGGCCTTGCGAGCGGGTTGCAGATATCATGA
- a CDS encoding glycosyltransferase codes for MERPALSVLINNYNYARFVGRAIDSVLSQDAGNVEIIVVDDGSTDQSRSVLEAYGSRVKVIFQKNAGQAAAINTAVESSMGEILCFLDADDWWAPSKLSATAAAFRANPQASLVYHRLQPTLVDGTPTSKPIPRTLCSGALPPLLTRSAGWWPFPMTSAVAVRRSAWNTAGSIPEQFRISADAWLVGIYPFLGDVIAVPDPLGFYRIHNNNWYRSTEDAATLRGRMTHWQRTVEATNLFLSAHELPARLHLTDHHPYRIASAKLQGADARTRFKLAVEGLFFAGEPNLLRRTRDSLRAARGLSRLGLDAGLSEAAT; via the coding sequence ATGGAGCGCCCGGCCCTCAGTGTCCTCATCAATAATTACAATTACGCTCGCTTCGTCGGGCGGGCGATAGACAGCGTGTTGAGCCAAGATGCTGGCAATGTCGAGATAATCGTCGTCGATGACGGCTCTACCGACCAGTCGCGGTCCGTTCTGGAAGCGTATGGCAGCCGAGTAAAGGTGATCTTTCAGAAGAACGCAGGACAGGCCGCTGCGATCAATACCGCTGTCGAATCAAGCATGGGCGAGATTCTCTGTTTTTTGGATGCCGATGACTGGTGGGCGCCGAGCAAGCTGTCGGCGACGGCTGCGGCGTTCCGAGCAAACCCTCAAGCATCGCTCGTCTATCACCGACTGCAGCCCACGCTTGTCGATGGCACGCCGACTTCCAAGCCGATCCCTCGGACCCTGTGTTCGGGCGCTTTGCCGCCGCTCCTCACCAGATCGGCTGGTTGGTGGCCTTTTCCGATGACGTCAGCCGTCGCGGTGCGACGAAGCGCATGGAATACTGCGGGCAGCATTCCCGAACAATTCCGCATATCGGCCGATGCCTGGCTCGTGGGGATCTATCCGTTTCTGGGGGACGTCATTGCCGTGCCGGATCCGCTTGGATTCTACCGCATCCACAATAACAACTGGTATCGCTCGACCGAAGATGCCGCCACACTAAGGGGGCGGATGACGCATTGGCAGCGCACCGTCGAAGCAACGAACCTGTTTCTCTCAGCCCATGAACTGCCGGCAAGACTACATCTGACGGATCACCATCCCTATCGCATCGCATCGGCAAAGCTGCAGGGAGCCGATGCACGCACCCGGTTCAAGCTTGCCGTCGAAGGCCTCTTCTTTGCCGGCGAACCGAACCTGCTCAGGCGGACGCGCGATAGTTTGCGCGCGGCGCGCGGCCTGTCTCGGCTCGGTCTGGACGCCGGCTTGTCGGAGGCAGCGACATGA
- a CDS encoding glycosyltransferase codes for MLMEALTDRNRMAVGSAASVRHYVPGGCENGGGIGRLVGYITETAKETGTKHFVTDTRGARWSKVTSPARLLGAILTMAKDRIVAPARIHHIHIAGRGSTSRKLILTEAARLFGCCHMLHLHDYDYAGDFAQRSPRQQRLIRRMFQNADCVVALGERDRLTLTTLLGVDERRTVVAHNCVPDPGSHNIRVGQTPLIVFLGRLSERKGVTELLLALSHPVMKELQWRAVLAGDGPVEDYRRQADALALSDLVEMPGWLDAGEARALCARADILVLPSHAEGLAMAVLEGLSHGLAVVTTRVGAHDEVITDGETGIFVPVGDPNALAAALAKLVSDPESCIRLAAQGRTHYLNHFSMRAYMRSLEKLYETVSAKPQAMVGAR; via the coding sequence ATGCTGATGGAGGCTCTCACGGACAGAAATCGAATGGCTGTAGGGAGCGCGGCTAGCGTCCGCCACTATGTTCCGGGCGGCTGCGAGAACGGCGGCGGCATTGGCAGGCTGGTCGGCTATATAACAGAGACGGCGAAAGAGACCGGCACAAAGCATTTCGTCACCGATACCAGGGGAGCTCGATGGTCGAAGGTGACGTCACCCGCACGCCTGCTCGGCGCCATCCTGACGATGGCAAAGGACCGGATCGTTGCGCCGGCCCGCATTCACCATATCCATATCGCCGGCCGCGGCAGCACGTCGCGAAAGCTGATCCTGACGGAGGCCGCCCGCTTGTTCGGATGCTGCCACATGTTGCACCTGCACGACTACGATTACGCCGGCGACTTTGCGCAACGCTCGCCGCGTCAACAGCGGCTCATCCGTCGGATGTTTCAGAACGCCGATTGCGTTGTGGCGCTGGGCGAGCGCGATCGCTTGACGCTGACGACACTTCTTGGCGTTGATGAGCGCCGCACGGTCGTGGCCCATAATTGCGTCCCCGACCCCGGGTCGCACAATATTCGTGTCGGCCAGACACCCTTGATCGTATTCCTCGGCCGGTTGAGCGAACGCAAAGGTGTCACGGAGCTTCTGTTGGCGCTGAGCCATCCGGTCATGAAAGAACTCCAGTGGCGGGCTGTGCTGGCGGGCGACGGACCCGTCGAGGATTATCGCCGTCAGGCTGACGCCTTGGCGCTTTCAGATCTGGTAGAGATGCCCGGCTGGCTTGACGCCGGTGAGGCGCGGGCCCTGTGCGCGCGCGCAGATATCCTGGTCTTGCCCTCGCACGCCGAAGGTCTGGCCATGGCCGTGCTCGAAGGGCTGTCCCACGGGCTCGCAGTCGTTACCACGCGTGTCGGGGCGCATGACGAAGTCATTACCGACGGTGAAACCGGGATCTTCGTCCCCGTCGGAGACCCGAATGCCCTGGCTGCAGCCCTGGCGAAGCTGGTGTCCGATCCTGAAAGCTGCATCCGGCTCGCGGCCCAGGGGCGCACGCATTACCTCAACCACTTCAGCATGAGGGCCTATATGCGGTCGCTCGAGAAACTTTACGAAACCGTTTCCGCGAAACCTCAAGCAATGGTTGGCGCACGATGA
- a CDS encoding glycosyltransferase family 4 protein yields the protein MKALLLVSELEDYTISFASGVAQHLDVVLAVPRRRYAHLASSLDPAVDLHLLDWPRHRSLSNPWFLYQLTRLIRRERPNLIHLLSNSTLWLNLAVPFWRPIPLVTTVHDVAIHPGDSDTRTLPGWAPELMVKQSGHLVVHGEGLKRLILDRYSKSPGCVHVLSHPSILRYAELARQQKMAPREADGTVRVLLFGRIFAYKGLEHLVRAEAMLKDVLPNLRITVAGRGDNPLIFKPLMGDANRYDIRNRFIEDAEVAQLFLDTDIVVLPYTEASQSGVLNLAAAFGKPVIVTDVGELRGTVQPNGLGIVVPPGDAEELAAAIRTLADNGALRNIFGDNALEWARGPNSPERVGAQAAAVYREVVGSC from the coding sequence ATGAAGGCGCTGCTATTGGTTTCCGAACTGGAAGACTACACCATCTCGTTTGCCAGCGGCGTTGCCCAACACCTGGACGTCGTGCTTGCCGTACCGCGCCGGCGCTATGCACATCTCGCCTCTTCCCTCGATCCGGCTGTCGATCTGCACCTTCTGGACTGGCCGAGACACCGTTCTCTCTCCAATCCCTGGTTTCTGTACCAGCTTACGCGTCTGATCCGGCGGGAACGGCCGAACCTCATTCATCTCCTCAGCAATTCCACACTTTGGCTGAACCTCGCCGTGCCGTTCTGGCGCCCGATCCCGCTTGTGACGACCGTTCATGACGTGGCAATCCACCCCGGCGATTCCGATACGCGTACGCTGCCCGGCTGGGCCCCCGAATTGATGGTGAAGCAATCCGGACATCTTGTCGTCCACGGCGAGGGTCTGAAGCGGCTGATCCTCGACCGATATTCAAAATCGCCGGGCTGTGTCCATGTCCTGTCGCATCCCTCCATCCTTCGCTATGCGGAGCTCGCACGGCAACAGAAAATGGCGCCGCGCGAAGCGGATGGAACCGTCCGCGTCCTGCTCTTCGGACGGATTTTTGCCTACAAGGGACTGGAACATCTGGTCCGGGCCGAGGCGATGCTGAAGGATGTCCTTCCCAACCTACGCATCACGGTCGCAGGCCGTGGCGACAATCCGCTGATATTCAAGCCGCTTATGGGGGATGCCAACCGCTACGATATTCGCAATCGCTTTATCGAGGATGCAGAGGTCGCCCAGCTTTTCCTGGACACCGACATCGTCGTGCTTCCCTACACGGAAGCATCTCAAAGCGGTGTGCTCAACCTTGCCGCTGCGTTTGGCAAACCGGTCATCGTGACTGATGTCGGCGAGTTGCGGGGTACGGTTCAGCCCAATGGGTTGGGAATAGTGGTCCCTCCCGGAGATGCCGAGGAGCTCGCGGCAGCCATCAGGACATTGGCAGACAACGGCGCGCTCAGAAACATTTTCGGTGACAACGCGCTCGAATGGGCCAGAGGACCGAATTCGCCGGAACGGGTCGGCGCCCAGGCGGCGGCGGTTTATCGGGAGGTGGTCGGATCATGCTGA
- a CDS encoding GDP-L-fucose synthase, with product MSEVIYSLAGKRVYVAGHRGMVGSAIVRRLAAEGCEVLTATRAEVDLRRQEQVEAWMSRNHPDAVFLAAARVGGILANDSYPADFLYDNLILQANVIHAAHRADVEKLMFLGSSCIYPKFADQPIVEDALLTGSLEPTNEWYAIAKIAGLKLCQAYRKQHGRDFISVMPTNLYGPEDNFDLGSSHVMPALIRKAHEAKINRQQEICIWGSGTPRREFLHVDDCADACLHLMKTYSADSHVNVGSGEDMTILELACLVSEVVGFEGKITHDLAKPDGTPRKLLSVDRLRALGWSPKVGLKEGIADAYRSFLDGRYLERSNRAISGDAVGPSDISFERAKTSAPHAPMLSPVAQHP from the coding sequence ATGTCTGAGGTGATCTACAGCCTTGCCGGAAAAAGGGTCTATGTCGCGGGCCACCGCGGCATGGTGGGCTCTGCGATCGTGCGGCGTCTCGCTGCCGAGGGCTGCGAGGTTTTGACGGCCACCCGCGCCGAGGTCGATCTCAGACGGCAGGAGCAGGTGGAGGCCTGGATGAGCAGGAATCATCCCGACGCCGTCTTCCTGGCTGCTGCGAGGGTCGGCGGTATTCTCGCCAACGATAGCTATCCGGCCGACTTCCTTTACGACAACTTGATTCTCCAAGCCAACGTCATCCACGCAGCCCATAGGGCTGACGTCGAAAAGCTGATGTTTCTGGGCTCGTCCTGCATCTATCCAAAATTCGCCGATCAGCCGATCGTTGAGGACGCCCTGCTGACCGGATCGCTTGAGCCGACGAACGAATGGTATGCGATCGCCAAAATTGCCGGATTGAAGCTCTGCCAGGCCTATCGCAAACAACACGGCAGGGATTTCATCTCGGTCATGCCGACCAATCTTTATGGCCCGGAGGATAATTTTGACCTCGGGTCGAGCCATGTCATGCCGGCGCTCATACGCAAGGCGCATGAGGCCAAGATTAACCGGCAGCAAGAGATATGCATCTGGGGTAGCGGCACACCACGGCGCGAATTCCTGCATGTCGACGATTGCGCCGACGCCTGCCTCCATCTCATGAAGACCTATTCTGCCGACAGCCATGTGAACGTCGGTTCCGGCGAAGACATGACCATCCTCGAATTGGCATGCCTCGTCTCCGAGGTCGTTGGTTTCGAAGGCAAGATCACGCACGACCTCGCCAAGCCGGATGGCACGCCACGGAAACTCTTGAGCGTCGACAGACTTCGCGCTCTCGGCTGGTCTCCGAAGGTAGGTCTGAAGGAGGGCATCGCAGATGCCTACCGCTCCTTCCTCGATGGGCGTTATCTCGAACGCAGCAACAGGGCTATCTCAGGCGACGCGGTCGGTCCAAGCGACATCAGTTTTGAGAGAGCCAAGACCTCGGCGCCGCACGCGCCCATGCTCTCTCCAGTCGCACAACATCCCTAG
- the gmd gene encoding GDP-mannose 4,6-dehydratase — translation MDMRMRENRKVALITGITGQDGAYLAEMLLEKGYIVHGLKRRSSSFNTSRIEHLYEDPHIENPRFILHFGDMTDSTNLIRVVQETQPDEIYNLAAQSHVQVSFETPEYTANADGTGTLRLLEAIRLLGLTKKTRFYQASTSELYGKVQEVPQSETTPFYPRSPYAAAKLYAYWIVVNYREAYGMHASNGILFNHESPIRGETFVTRKITRAAAAIHLGLQERLYLGNLDAKRDWGHAREYVRGMWLMLQQDEPEDYVLATGETHSVRSFVDKAFAKVGMPIDWRGTGVEEKGYDKASGRCVVEIDPAYFRPTEVDLLIGDPTKAHTKLGWKHETSLDQLVAEMVREDLKLMARNVPSAGVTKGFAHV, via the coding sequence ATGGATATGAGAATGAGAGAGAACCGAAAAGTAGCGCTGATTACGGGTATAACAGGTCAGGACGGTGCGTATCTGGCCGAAATGCTCTTGGAGAAGGGCTACATCGTTCACGGCCTCAAGCGGCGCTCATCCTCCTTCAACACCAGCCGCATCGAGCATCTCTACGAGGATCCGCATATCGAGAATCCTCGCTTTATCCTGCATTTCGGAGATATGACGGATTCAACCAATCTGATCCGTGTCGTTCAGGAAACGCAGCCGGACGAGATCTATAATCTCGCTGCACAGAGCCATGTTCAAGTCTCCTTCGAGACGCCGGAATATACGGCTAACGCCGATGGAACCGGCACGCTGCGGCTGCTTGAAGCAATTCGCCTCCTCGGGCTGACCAAGAAGACCCGCTTCTATCAGGCGTCCACCTCGGAGCTCTACGGCAAAGTCCAGGAAGTCCCGCAGAGCGAAACGACGCCTTTCTACCCTCGATCCCCTTACGCGGCGGCCAAGCTCTATGCCTATTGGATCGTGGTCAATTATCGCGAGGCCTATGGCATGCACGCCTCGAACGGCATTCTGTTCAATCATGAAAGCCCGATCCGCGGCGAAACATTCGTGACGCGTAAAATCACCCGGGCGGCGGCTGCGATCCATCTCGGACTGCAGGAAAGGCTCTATCTCGGCAATCTGGATGCCAAGCGCGACTGGGGACATGCACGGGAATATGTCCGCGGCATGTGGCTGATGCTGCAACAGGACGAACCGGAGGACTATGTCCTTGCGACCGGCGAAACGCACTCGGTTCGTTCCTTTGTCGACAAGGCCTTTGCAAAGGTGGGCATGCCGATTGATTGGCGTGGGACCGGGGTCGAGGAAAAGGGATACGACAAGGCATCCGGTCGGTGTGTGGTGGAGATCGATCCAGCGTATTTCCGTCCGACTGAAGTCGATCTTCTGATCGGCGATCCGACGAAGGCGCACACCAAGCTTGGCTGGAAACATGAGACCAGCCTTGACCAGCTGGTTGCCGAGATGGTGCGCGAGGATCTGAAACTCATGGCACGAAATGTTCCGTCGGCAGGTGTCACCAAAGGTTTTGCCCATGTCTGA
- a CDS encoding tyrosine-protein kinase domain-containing protein → MTISTLPPDRNLPISPMRYDPRFQVETKADHFDLGAAVGLVRRRMIVIITIAVLIMVPAAMMISGLKPAYQGSARLIIRQPLATLLSVDDTSRTDLIDVKSETERLLSRGITERVVRELRLDERQEFNPALRKISFIDRIRATLRGLFDTKKPTLPAGDNIDATIQEYYQALGVWHEDKSEVIQISFTANDAELAAAVPNRVVSIYLDERMDSVRGRLVSAGDWLRQRVAEQQARADTARDAARNYQESMDIVSKEDAQDERIKSLLELTGREGKIEESRVEVKATISTLESADNASAAVQNIVVPDNIATKQRDLHAQEQDLARLLQTYDGNAEAVVDLRGKIQQSRADLDLATKQYLQTMRAKLAALDHEASALESLLADAQEKRTRDALAQTELTRLQRIADKEQAALDKLEDQRRDLAAKARLPGAELEVFSPASVPLTPQGRGRLFYLVGALLAAISVAVTAAFVIEMWDRTVRSFDQIAGIARTIPAGLIPRLARRENSRTMFEHMPVPMFDEAIRTAVLSLKQSNGGKLPSSIVVTSAHSGDGKSLVARSLAIELAAAAVPVLLVDGDLRRGKLDSFFRSGLMHGLNEFLIGQADLRDIVYHHPSGIDFIPSGRFSLQRRVRSNGLAEIIELGGAAGRIVIFDSAPVLVSADTVHLAALAERTLAVVRWGKTSRRAFEFSLQQMKGSRNSEIVVAINNVNTKNHALYNFSDSELFSKSLMKYYDPNPEYITHNGNRSILKIVRTMKHYFLLH, encoded by the coding sequence ATGACGATTTCCACTCTTCCGCCGGACCGCAACCTTCCGATCTCGCCGATGCGCTATGACCCTCGCTTTCAGGTTGAGACCAAGGCGGACCACTTCGATCTGGGAGCCGCCGTCGGTCTCGTCCGGCGAAGAATGATCGTGATCATCACGATAGCGGTGCTGATTATGGTGCCCGCGGCGATGATGATCTCTGGGTTGAAGCCCGCCTATCAGGGATCGGCCCGATTGATTATCCGCCAGCCTCTCGCAACATTACTTAGTGTGGACGATACCAGCCGTACTGATCTCATTGACGTGAAATCGGAGACCGAGCGGCTTCTATCCAGAGGCATCACAGAGCGAGTCGTCCGCGAGCTGCGGCTTGACGAGCGGCAGGAATTCAATCCAGCGCTGCGGAAGATATCGTTCATTGACAGGATCCGGGCGACGTTGCGCGGCCTGTTCGACACGAAAAAACCCACCTTGCCGGCAGGAGACAACATCGACGCCACCATCCAGGAATACTATCAGGCGCTCGGCGTGTGGCACGAAGATAAGAGTGAAGTTATCCAGATCAGCTTCACTGCGAATGATGCTGAACTCGCAGCCGCGGTTCCGAACCGGGTTGTCAGCATTTACCTCGATGAGCGGATGGACAGTGTCCGTGGCCGCCTGGTTTCAGCGGGAGACTGGCTCCGACAGCGCGTCGCCGAACAGCAGGCTCGCGCAGATACCGCTCGCGACGCTGCCCGCAACTATCAAGAATCGATGGACATCGTCTCAAAAGAGGACGCTCAGGATGAACGCATCAAATCACTCCTGGAACTCACTGGCCGCGAAGGGAAAATCGAGGAAAGCCGGGTCGAGGTAAAGGCGACGATATCCACGCTGGAATCAGCGGATAACGCTTCGGCCGCGGTGCAGAATATCGTCGTTCCCGACAACATTGCCACAAAGCAACGCGACCTTCACGCGCAGGAGCAGGATCTCGCCCGTCTTCTTCAGACATATGACGGCAATGCCGAGGCCGTGGTGGATTTACGTGGGAAGATCCAACAATCCCGTGCCGATCTCGACCTTGCGACCAAGCAATATCTGCAAACGATGCGCGCCAAGCTCGCCGCGCTTGATCATGAAGCTAGCGCACTGGAATCCCTCTTGGCTGATGCTCAGGAAAAGCGCACGCGCGATGCCCTGGCGCAGACGGAATTGACGCGACTGCAGCGTATTGCCGACAAGGAGCAAGCGGCACTCGACAAGCTTGAGGACCAGCGCCGTGACCTTGCCGCCAAGGCCAGGTTGCCGGGGGCGGAACTGGAGGTTTTCTCACCGGCTTCAGTGCCGCTCACGCCACAGGGACGTGGACGGCTTTTCTATCTGGTAGGCGCCCTCCTGGCTGCAATCTCGGTAGCCGTAACGGCTGCTTTCGTGATCGAAATGTGGGATCGGACGGTTCGGAGTTTCGACCAGATAGCTGGAATAGCGCGCACGATACCGGCTGGCCTTATCCCGCGTCTGGCGCGGCGGGAAAATTCAAGAACGATGTTCGAGCATATGCCGGTCCCGATGTTTGACGAAGCAATCCGTACCGCGGTGCTTTCACTCAAGCAATCCAACGGCGGCAAGTTGCCGAGCAGTATCGTCGTTACCTCGGCTCACAGCGGGGACGGCAAGTCGCTTGTCGCGAGATCGCTGGCTATCGAACTTGCCGCCGCCGCAGTTCCGGTGCTGCTAGTCGATGGCGACCTTCGGCGGGGAAAACTCGATTCGTTTTTCAGGTCGGGGTTAATGCACGGACTGAACGAATTCCTGATTGGTCAGGCCGATCTCCGCGACATCGTCTACCACCATCCAAGCGGTATCGATTTCATTCCATCTGGAAGATTCAGTCTCCAGCGGCGCGTCCGTTCGAACGGCCTGGCAGAAATCATCGAGTTGGGGGGCGCGGCCGGCCGGATTGTCATCTTCGACAGCGCGCCGGTGCTCGTCTCGGCAGACACCGTGCATCTGGCTGCCCTGGCGGAAAGAACGCTTGCAGTTGTCAGATGGGGAAAAACGAGCCGCCGCGCATTCGAGTTCAGCCTGCAGCAAATGAAAGGCTCGCGAAATTCGGAAATAGTTGTGGCGATCAACAATGTAAATACCAAAAATCACGCGTTGTATAACTTCAGCGACTCAGAGCTTTTTTCGAAATCTCTGATGAAATACTACGATCCAAATCCTGAATACATCACACATAATGGCAATCGCTCAATTCTTAAAATTGTCCGAACCATGAAGCATTACTTTCTTCTGCATTAG